A window of Hevea brasiliensis isolate MT/VB/25A 57/8 chromosome 14, ASM3005281v1, whole genome shotgun sequence contains these coding sequences:
- the LOC110646490 gene encoding non-symbiotic hemoglobin 2, whose translation MVFSEKEEALVKESWEILKQDIPQYSLRLFSSIIEVQPAAKDMFSFLRDSDEIPQNNPKLKAHAAKVFKLTCESAIQLRKKGGAVIDETTLKHLGSVHLKNGVLEPHFQMVKEALLRTIKEAVGDKWSEDMGSAWGEAYDQLAAAIKAEMKKEPAIAHKS comes from the exons ATGGTTTTCAGTGAGAAAGAAGAAGCTCTGGTGAAGGAATCATGGGAGATACTGAAGCAAGACATCCCTCAGTACAGCCTTCGATTGTTCAGCAG TATTATAGAGGTACAACCAGCTGCCAAGGATATGTTCTCCTTTCTAAGGGACTCTGATGAGATTCCTCAAAACAATCCTAAGCTTAAAGCTCATGCTGCTAAGGTTTTCAAGCTG ACATGTGAATCAGCAATTCAACTGAGGAAGAAGGGAGGGGCAGTGATAGATGAAACCACCCTCAAACATTTGGGCTCTGTCCATCTCAAGAATGGAGTTCTTGAACCTCATTTTCAG aTGGTGAAGGAAGCACTTCTAAGAACAATTAAAGAAGCAGTTGGGGACAAATGGAGTGAAGATATGGGTAGTGCTTGGGGTGAAGCTTATGATCAGTTGGCTGCAGCCATTAAGGCTGAGATGAAGAAAGAGCCTGCTATTGCTCACAAGTCTTAG